The region ACTAATCTGCAGCTTTAGGCCTACTCTGTATTATATATCATCATACCAGCAGTGTCGGTgttgttttgttattattaatagttTCTAATAGtggtaattgtattttttttcattagaaGTTGGTTGGCATGGGTAACACAAGTGACAGGGTGTCCGCTGACCGCCATGGCGCCAAGGCTCATCGTTCTGACAGTGGCAGCAGCCACAAAGATCAGGAACACAGCAACAAGCTGGTGGACAGCACAGATGATCCCAACATCTTCAATACTCATGGATCAGAGTCAAAGGTAATTCATGAAAACCAGTTTTTCACTTCACATTATATAGCTATCATTTTTTCATGCCCTTTATGATGAATCAATACTTTATTTTTCAGTTCAATACACATGCCACATCTCCATTCAAATGTGCACCGTGGAATGCTGGAGATAGAGAATAGAtaagactaaattaatagctGCTAGGGTGACTGGACATTCATAACTTTTTCGACAAAAACTATTTGGTGTCTTGAGATTTATTTGAGTTGAGTCATTGTTAAATATCTTCTTCTACTGCTCACTCTCACAACCAATGTGAACAGTTCTTAGGGGAGGGAATGGGTGACGAGTGCTCCTGATAGAGGGGACATGACTGGGGCGCTGTTTGTTTCCCCACCAGGTGTCTGGGGAGAAGGAGTTCACCGCCCCAGATCTAGAGGACCTGGTCAAGACGGGGCCTCAGGCCAGGCCTACTGTCATCCGCTGGGCTGGGGGAGGCAAGGATGTCTTCATCGCCGGCTCCTTCAACAACTGGGGAACCAAAATCCCCCTCAACAAAAGGTGAAGGGAGCGAGGATTTTTACATGGTTTACATAATACACGGGACTTTAAAGATACGTTATGTGGGCTCTGAGAATGTAAGTGCACTGGATCGATAATCACTGTTACATTCACATCTTGACCTAATATTTTAAATGCCTGAATCAGTGACTGTAAGTAAACGTACCAGGCAGTCATTTTAAGTatcaaaaatgttttgttttgtagtcTTATAATGATGTGTCACTCTGTGTCCTCAGCCACAATGACTTTGTAGCCATCTTGGACTTGCCAGAAGGAGAGCACCAGTACAAGTTCTTTGTGGATGGACAGTGGGTTCATGACCCTTCAGAGGTACAGGAACGGCTCAGCTAAAAGCTTCAGCTTCTTCATGTAGTATAGTAACCTGAACTGTCAGTCAAATCTTACTACTCAAATCATATCATAgatgaacaaataaataatttaagtaATTGAAATTTGAACATCcatacagccagccagccagctttATATGAAGTCAAAAGCATCTACTAGATCTGGGTTCCTTAGTGTTTTGAGGTGGCCTAAGCGTGTCCAAAGACCAAAAATGCCATGTTCTACATGAACAAAATGGCAGTTATTCCAGAATCTCTTTTCTCTCGTGGCTACATCTGATGCACACACGCCACTGCTTCCAGACTGTGGTCACCAGCCAGCTGGGCACCATCAACAACCTGATCCAGGTGAGGAAGTCCGACTTCGAGGTGTTCGACGCCCTCCAGGTGGACTCCCTGGACAGCTCCGACACTACGGGTCAGTCATAGGGTTCAGGCCCCACCACGTTTCCCATTACGATCACACGAAGGATAAGCCGATCACTGTCCGAGGTGGGATGGTGTCGTGTTGTTTTTTAACCATTTTGGGCGATTCCAGATCTATCCAGCTCCCCGCCAGGACCTTACGGACAGGAGCACTACGTCTTCAAACCCGAGGAGCGCTTCAAGGCCCCGCCCATCctaccccctcacctcctccaagTCATACTCAACAAGGACACCAACATATCTGTGAGCTGGCCTTCCTCGCTCCACAGccttttatttgactttttgACCCTTTCACTGTAATTGTAAactttctgtctgtgtttctctacctctctcgctcaccctctctccctctctctcttggtcttgTGCCCTCTCACCATCGCAGTGTGACCCCGCACTGCTACCAGAACCAAACCACGTCATGCTGAATCACCTTTACGCCCTGTCAATAAAGGTGAGCCGGACATCTATTAACTGTTTGAGCATATGGTTATTACCACGGTTTAGTACAGACCACTCTCAGAAGTCTGTGCACAATCGCAAGGCTGCATAGTAATGGGAGTGGGATTTGTGGGAATTCATTGGGTCAACCATTGAAAAGCCATTTATGATGCACATTTCTTCCTTGCATACCCATTAATACATTAGAATAACAAAACTCCCTTTCTGTTTCCCTTTGCCTTTCAGGATGGGGTTATGGTGCTAAGTGCCACTCACAGATACAAGAAGAAGTATGTGACCTCACTGCTGTACAAGCCCATCTAAAACCTCAACCGCTTTGGCTTTTAGATAGCAGAGAGCTGCATGTGTGGAATCCACTGAATTTTTTAATCATCGCATTTAGCCAAGTATTGCACTGAAGCAACAGTTTACGGGTAAGCTTAAAGCCAGTCAATGAGCAGACGGTGTCAGAAGTGGCACATTGTTCAGCTCTGAGGGCTCTGACCAGAAAATAGCATTGGCCAAAACATGGATCCATAGAGTGTGGTCAGTGGAGCAATTGGCAATGCAGAGCCCGCTCTTCACCCATGGGTGGATAGAAGGTACAATGAGGATTGATTCACAGTCTACAGTTAACTGGTATTAAGGGACATGGCGAACCaccgtgtgtatttgtgtgttttggtcaccttggagagggggggggggggtgcatgctCTTGTGGACAAAGACTGTTTAGATGAAAGAGTGTGATTAAGAGAATGTTCTATGCATCTCCCTATGAGATGCATAGAAACAGCCAGCTTTATTGATTGTGTTTTTGAGATTAAGTTTATATAATAGAGGAGTGTCCTTCATATTCAGACCCGACACACTGCAGCCGATACTTGAAGGAAGTGATGTTTGTCAACAGGAAGCACGGCGATAATGGGTTCATAGGCAACAGAATGTGGTTTGAATGGTGTAATCAGATCCTAAAGCTCACATTGAAACAGCAAGTGTAACCATGGCTAAAGTCTGTTCATTCCCATTAGCAGAGTACCATAGAAAGGGAGGGTTAATAGTTAGGCCAGCAAACTAACGACAGAGGCTGGAGGCTGCCTGATCAAGTGCAATAGAACTGGACGTGGGGAGTCAGAGTATTCCCTTTtcctttttagttttttaatCAGACTGGTGTTAGTGGAATCTAGGTCCCAGGCACCACACTGGTTTAGTTCAGCTGTTGCCTTCATCGTTTCCTAATGCTGCCAGCACTTTAATCATCCCC is a window of Gadus macrocephalus chromosome 8, ASM3116895v1 DNA encoding:
- the prkab2 gene encoding 5'-AMP-activated protein kinase subunit beta-2; amino-acid sequence: MGNTSDRVSADRHGAKAHRSDSGSSHKDQEHSNKLVDSTDDPNIFNTHGSESKVSGEKEFTAPDLEDLVKTGPQARPTVIRWAGGGKDVFIAGSFNNWGTKIPLNKSHNDFVAILDLPEGEHQYKFFVDGQWVHDPSETVVTSQLGTINNLIQVRKSDFEVFDALQVDSLDSSDTTDLSSSPPGPYGQEHYVFKPEERFKAPPILPPHLLQVILNKDTNISCDPALLPEPNHVMLNHLYALSIKDGVMVLSATHRYKKKYVTSLLYKPI